In Clavibacter californiensis, the sequence CCGCTCTCCTCGTCGACGCGGACCATGCCGGCGTCGTCGGGGAACGACAGGGCCGTGTTCCCCATCACGTAGCGGTCGTACTGGTCGGTGATCCACGAGGCGTCGGCGAGGTTCGGGCTGCCGAGCAGCTGCAGGAACTGGTCCTTGATCTCGTCGGGCGCGGTGGGCCGGGCGAGGCGCGACGCGGAGTCGGCCTGGAGGGCGTCGATCCACGTGGGGTACGAGACGGGCCGGTCGTAGACGGGGCCGTCCACCGCGACCGTGCGCGGCTCGACGTCGACGATGCGCTCGCCGTGGTGGTCGATGACGAGGCGGCCGGTGTCGGTGACCTCGCCCAGCACGCTCGTCTCGACGTCCCACTTGCGGACGACCTCGAGGAAGCCCTCGAGCTTCTCCGGCTGCACGACCGCCATCATGCGCTCCTGGCTCTCCGACATGAGGATCTCCTCGGCCGTGAGCGACGGGTCGCGCAGCAGCACCTCCTCGAGCCGGATGTGCATGCCGCCGTCGCCGTTCGAGGCGAGCTCGCTCGTGGCGCAGGAGATGCCGGCGGCGCCGAGGTCCTGGATCCCCTCGACGAGGTCCTTGGCGAACAGCTCGAGGCAGCACTCGATGAGCACCTTCTCGGCGAACGGGTCGCCGACCTGCACCGCGGGGCGCTTCGTGGGGCCGCCGTCGGCGAACGTGTCGCTCGCGAGGATGGACGCGCCGCCTATGCCGTCGCCGCCCGTGCGGGCGCCGAAGAGCACGACCTTGTTGCCGACGCCGCGGGCGTTGGCGAGGTGGAGGTCCTCGTGGCGGAGGACGCCGACCGCGAGCGCGTTGACGAGCGGGTTGCCCTGGTACACGCGGTCGAAGTAGGTCTCGCCGCCGATGTTCGGCAGGCCGAGGCAGTTGCCGTAGAAGCTGATGCCCGCGACCACGCCGTGCACGACGCGCGCGGTGTCCGGGTCGTCGATGTCGCCGAAGCGCAGCGCGTCCATGACGGCGACGGGGCGGGCGCCCATCGAGATGATGTCGCGGACGATGCCGCCGACGCCCGTGGCCGCGCCCTGGAACGGCTCGATGTAGGAGGGGTGGTTGTGGCTCTCGATCTTGAAGGTGACGGCCCAGCCCTCGCCCACGTCGACGACGCCCGCGTTCTCGCCCATGCCGACCATGAGGTCCTTCTTCATGGACTCGGAGACCTTCTGGCCGAACTGGCGCAGGTACTTCTTCGAGGACTTGTAGGAGCAGTGCTCGCTCCACATGACCGAGTACATGGCGAGCTCGCCGCTGGTGGGGCGGCGGCCGAGGATCTCGCGGATCTTGAGGTACTCGCCCTCGGTGAGCCCGAGCGCCGCGTAAGGCTGCTCCTTCTCGGGGGTGCGCTCGGCCATCTCGACGGTGTCGGCGACGTGGCGGCGGATGCTGCGTCCCTCTCCCGCGGGGGTCTCGGCGGGGACGGATGCGGGATCGGGGTGGACGCTCACTGCGCGAGGACTCCTTCGAGGACGGACGTGAAGAGACGGAGGCCGTCGACACCGGAGCGCATCGCGGCCGGGGTGTCCGGTCCGAAGCCCTCCTCGACGGCGTGCTCCGGGTGGGGCATGAGGCCGACGACGTTGCCGCGGGCGTTGGTGATCCCCGCGATGTCGCGCAGGGATCCGTTCGGGTTGCCGCCCAGGTAGCGGAAGGCCACGCGGCCCTCGCCCTCGAGGCGGTCGAGCGTGTCGGCGTCGGCGATGAAGCCGCCCTCGCCGTTCTTCAGCGGGATGGTGATCTCCTCGCCCTCGCTGAACGCGTTCGTCCACGCGGTGCCGGTGGCCTCGACGCGGAGGCGCTGGTCCT encodes:
- the purL gene encoding phosphoribosylformylglycinamidine synthase subunit PurL, coding for MSVHPDPASVPAETPAGEGRSIRRHVADTVEMAERTPEKEQPYAALGLTEGEYLKIREILGRRPTSGELAMYSVMWSEHCSYKSSKKYLRQFGQKVSESMKKDLMVGMGENAGVVDVGEGWAVTFKIESHNHPSYIEPFQGAATGVGGIVRDIISMGARPVAVMDALRFGDIDDPDTARVVHGVVAGISFYGNCLGLPNIGGETYFDRVYQGNPLVNALAVGVLRHEDLHLANARGVGNKVVLFGARTGGDGIGGASILASDTFADGGPTKRPAVQVGDPFAEKVLIECCLELFAKDLVEGIQDLGAAGISCATSELASNGDGGMHIRLEEVLLRDPSLTAEEILMSESQERMMAVVQPEKLEGFLEVVRKWDVETSVLGEVTDTGRLVIDHHGERIVDVEPRTVAVDGPVYDRPVSYPTWIDALQADSASRLARPTAPDEIKDQFLQLLGSPNLADASWITDQYDRYVMGNTALSFPDDAGMVRVDEESGLGFSVATDANGRFCQLDPYAGAQLALAEAYRNVAASGATPVAVSDCLNFGSPEDPEVMWQFSRTVEGLADGCLELEIPVTGGNVSLYNQTGTQAIHPTPVVGVLGVIDDVARRIPSGWQDEGDNIYLLGVTREELDGSAWAGTVHDHLGGVPPVVDLAAEKDLASLIAAGATQSLIASAHDLSDGGLGQALAEAVMRFGVGARVWLDGIVQRDGVDQATALFSESTGRMLVTVPREDDVKFQGLCEGRGYPVLRIGVTDAQAPGLELQGLFTLSVDELRGIHRATLPARFGTALEA
- the purQ gene encoding phosphoribosylformylglycinamidine synthase subunit PurQ — its product is MRVGVITFPGSLDDRDAQRAVRLAGATPVALWHGDHDLQGVDAIVLPGGFSYGDYLRAGAIAAFAPIMREVVDAAERGVPVLGICNGFQMLTEAHLLPGGLIRNEAGNFVCKDQRLRVEATGTAWTNAFSEGEEITIPLKNGEGGFIADADTLDRLEGEGRVAFRYLGGNPNGSLRDIAGITNARGNVVGLMPHPEHAVEEGFGPDTPAAMRSGVDGLRLFTSVLEGVLAQ